A genome region from Gallus gallus isolate bGalGal1 chromosome 9, bGalGal1.mat.broiler.GRCg7b, whole genome shotgun sequence includes the following:
- the LRRC15 gene encoding leucine-rich repeat-containing protein 15 encodes MGPMEQGGWWLLLLLLGFHPARGQCPEQCQCVRTAQVECSGASITAVPSPIPTNAVTLQIVNTRITELGEASFGNASLLIGLRIEKNDLRRVSPDAFQHLPDLRYLSLASNKLQELPVQVFQPLGKLESLLLSSNQLLRVEPDHFAHLSNLKELQLHGNNLRELTEGLFDQLASLTKLNLARNNLDRLPPRAFERLPQLQVLRLYENRLRHIPAGAFDTLPELQELGLHQNQLETLSPELFVHNGNLQKLYLSNNLLTALPAGIFLPLRALSKITLHVNRLRDISPAAFGPMPNLRELWLYENELAALPAAVFSNLTQLQLLVLSKNQLRSLAPGAFRGLGELLELSLHSNALRWLDAGVLGGMPKLQNISLQNNRLQTLPRGLFAATPRLQHIQLHVNTLENLPNGIFSPLAAVREVKLHNNSWRCDHDILPLRAWLEANPSKVGETPPVCAQPAPLRGTPIAGLWQDQLPTAWPSSPLPALPSQEALPSGPPTTLLATPVSQEEEEEEEGRGWWGLTRTQSAVVGAVIVLVCVALLCALVALVVYGCRKKSHVVLMRMKAPNEA; translated from the exons ATGG GCCCCATGGAGcagggaggttggtggctgctgctgctactgctgggCTTCCACCCGGCCCGCGGGCAGTGCCCGGAGCAGTGCCAGTGCGTCCGCACTGCCCAGGTGGAGTGCTCCGGCGCCAGCATCACCgctgtccccagccccatccccaccaaTGCGGTGACCCTGCAGATCGTCAACACGCGCATCACCGAGCTGGGCGAGGCATCCTTCGGCAACGCCTCCCTGCTCATTGGGCTGCGCATCGAGAAGAACGACCTGCGGCGCGTCAGCCCCGATGCCTTCCAGCACCTGCCCGACCTGCGCTACCTCAGCCTGGCCAGCAACAAGCTGCAGGAGCTCCCTGTGCAGGTCTTTCAGCCCCTGGGCAAGCTGGAGTCgctgctcctctccagcaaCCAGCTGCTCCGCGTGGAGCCCGACCACTTCGCCCACCTGAGCAAcctgaaggagctgcagctgcacggGAACAACCTGCGGGAGCTGACGGAGGGGCTGTTTGACCAGCTCGCCAGCCTCACCAAGCTCAACCTGGCCCGCAACAACCTCGACCGCCTGCCGCCCCGTGCCTTCGAGCGGCTGCCTCAGCTGCAGGTGCTGCGGCTCTATGAGAACCGGCTGCGGCACATCCCGGCGGGCGCCTTTGACACACTGCccgagctgcaggagctgggccTGCACCAGAACCAGCTGGAGACGCTGTCCCCGGAGCTCTTTGTGCACAACGGGAACCTGCAGAAGCTCTACCTCTCCAACAACCTCCTCACTGCCCTGCCCGCCGGCATCTTCCTGCCTCTGCGTGCCCTCTCCAAGATCACCCTGCACGTCAACCGCCTTCGCGACATCTCCCCGGCCGCCTTCGGCCCCATGCCCAACCTGCGGGAGCTGTGGCTCTATGAGAACGAGCTGGCCGCTCTCCCCGCTGCCGTCTTCAGCAACCtcacccagctgcagctcctggtgctCAGCAAGAACCAGCTCCGATCGCTGGCTCCGGGGGCTTTCCGGGGGCTgggtgagctgctggagctctcGCTGCACTCCAACGCCCTGCGCTGGCTGGAtgctggggtgctggggggaaTGCCCAAGCTGCAGAACATCTCCCTGCAGAACAACCGCCTGCAGACGCTGCCCCGCGGCCTCTTCGCTGCCACTCCGAGGCTGCAGCACATCCAGCTGCACGTCAACACCTTGGAGAACCTGCCCAACGGCATCTTCTCCCCGCTGGCCGCCGTGCGGGAGGTGAAGCTGCACAACAACTCGTGGCGGTGTGACCATGACATCCTGCCCCTGCGCGCCTGGCTGGAGGCCAACCCCAGCAAGGTGGGTGAGACCCCCCCGGTGTGCGCCCAGCCGGCCCCGCTGCGGGGAACACCCATTGCCGGGCTGTGGCAGGACCAGCTACCCACTGCCTGGCCCAGCAGCCCGCTGCCTGCACTCCCCTCCCAGGAAGCATTGCCGTCGGGGCCCCCCACCACGCTGCTGGCGACCCCCGTGtctcaggaggaggaagaggaggaggaaggcagggggtggtgggggcTGACGCGCACGCAGAGCGCGGTGGTGGGGGCCGTCATCGTGCTGGTGTGCgtggccctgctctgtgccctcGTGGCACTGGTGGTGTATGGCTGTAGAAAGAAGAGCCACGTGGTGCTGATGAGGATGAAAGCACCCAATGAAGCCTGA
- the CPN2 gene encoding carboxypeptidase N subunit 2, translating to MPLSCSVLLPAVLGLGALLAWGLPPPCPLPCQCYGQASVFCSEERMKEIPAGLPGNTTQLFFVETALSHIRSGALGPSTALTKLVFINNHIQELEPGAFHGLPSLAELELSGNPLPSVSPELLKGLPSLTMLSLSSNALQSLHPELFTAVGSLQDLRLRGNRIEALPHDIFHPLQQLQALDLSQNVLVELPEGLLSPLTALHVLKLSDNMLARLPPRAFVTLIHLAELHLDGNQLAELPPGTFTGLEGLRQLQLQHNTLGSLAPATFAGLTNLTSLNLEGNRLAQLPAALLRGTPCLLHLSLARNRLQTLPRGLFANLSALQSLVLEHNALSHLPAAAFHGLAELTALRLGHNNLSVLPAGLLDELPRLTSLGLEHNRLSHLPTGFFDANEELVRVGLESNPWVCDCRLAYLLSWLQEIAEPLIHLQASCAGPTALMERPLLEVTLRPQACARHQGWDAAPGEDTPGQCTYSDPEGTLHVSCNATSCQQLSLRLPPPPPGEAARLGPEYQGEWVLRSSCGTLRVSILVTVRDGEKDVSPGVPAEP from the exons ATGCCGCTCTCG tgcagtgtgctgctccctgctgtgctggggctgggagccctGCTGGCCTGGGGGCTGCCCCCGCCCTGCCCCCTACCCTGCCAGTGCTATGGCCAAGCCAGCGTCTTCTGCTCAGAGGAGAGGATGAAGGAGATCCCAGCAGGCCTGCCTGGCAACACCACACAGCTCTTCTTTGTGGAGACGGCCCTGAGCCACATCCGGAGTGGTGCGCTgggccccagcactgccctcacCAAACTGGTGTTCATCAACAACCACATCCAGGAGCTGGAGCCTGGCGCCTTCCACGGGCTGCCCAGCCTGGCTGAGCTGGAGCTGTCAGGCAATCCGCTGCCATCCGtcagcccagagctgctgaaggGGCTGCCCAGCCTCACCATGCTGTCCCTCAGTTCCAATGCCCTTCAATCCCTGCACCCGGAGCTCttcactgctgtgggcagcctgcagGACCTGCGCCTGCGGGGAAATAGGATTGAGGCACTGCCCCATGACATCTTCCACCCACTGCAACAGCTCCAGGCCTTGGACCTCTCGCAGAACGTGCTGGTTGAGCTGCCTGAGGGGCTGCTGTCCCCACTCACTGCTCTGCATGTCCTGAAGCTGAGCGACAACATGCTGGCACGGCTGCCACCCCGTGCCTTTGTAACACTAATCCATCTGGCCGAGCTGCACCTGGATGGCAACCAGCTGGCGGAGCTGCCACCTGGTACCTTCACCgggctggaggggctgcggcagctgcagctgcagcacaacaccctgggcagcctggccccTGCCACCTTCGCTGGCCTCACCAAcctcacctccctcaacctggAGGGGAACCGCCTGGCCCAGCTGCCCGCTGCTCTCCTCCGGGGCACCCCGTGCCTCCTGCACCTCTCGCTGGCCCGCAACCGCCTGCAGACGCTGCCCAGGGGCCTCTTTGCCAACCTGTCGGCGTTGCAGAGCCTGGTGCTGGAGCACAACGCCCTGTCCCACCTTCCCGCTGCGGCCTTCCATGGGCTGGCAGAGCTGACAGCCCTGCGGCTGGGCCACAACAACCTCTCcgtgctgcctgctgggctgctggaTGAGCTGCCCCGCCTGACATCACTGGGACTGGAGCACAACCGCCTGTCCCACCTGCCCACGGGCTTCTTCGATGCCAATGAGGAGCTGGTGCGTGTGGGGCTGGAGAGCAACCCCTGGGTGTGTGACTGCCGCCTCGCCTACCtgctgagctggctgcaggagaTTGCCGAGCCCCTAATCCACCTGCAGGCCTCCTGCGCCGGCCCCACCGCCCTCATGGAACGGCCCCTCCTGGAGGTGACCCTCCGGCCGCAGGCATGTGCTCGCCACCAAGGCTGGGACGCGGCGCCTGGGGAGGACACACCGGGGCAGTGCACCTACAGCGACCCCGAGGGCACCCTGCATGTATCCTGCAACGCTAcgagctgccagcagctcagccttcgccttcctcctcctcctcctggggAGGCAGCACGGCTGGGGCCCGAGTACCAGGGTGAATGGGTGCTGCGCTCCTCCTGCGGCACGCTGCGGGTCAGCATCCTGGTCACGGTGCGGGATGGAGAGAAGGACGTGTCGCCTGGTGTCCCCGCTGAGCCGTAG
- the LOC121111544 gene encoding leucine-rich repeat-containing protein 4C-like, producing MNRRVLRAEGRCCATAHELCTRILLFFITNFWNPFSRTMNQHFLFLFFLFFHPHQCQSQTLGADPYEMPKDYQEVYRGSKNDVKEIPKIAKSFISEMIFVQTSITAVRKGAFRYMPNLTKILFIGNNIKTVEPGAFDGLKKLRDLEISGASLEELAVGTFQNLPSLQRLELRDSHIRDIPKGLFEGLENLGELSLHINAIPSLPEGIFDSLANLTFLDLARNRITVLPGDVFSKLSQLQVLRLYENELQDLPEGLLDAQQELLELSLQRNGLRVLPPTLLRNLTCLEKLLLDNNLIRVLPPQSFFGLNRLKLLTLGSNRITQLPCCLFDTMPHLWELDLGRNSLATLPDGIFVNLTSLGKLILSHNQLAALTRGVFAGLNKLSDLQLDANQLSALDDEVFAPLPNLKTLNLRANQLESIPRGLLDPLKRLNSLYLSGNPWRCDCNLCYLHGWIQGNSEKVKLSSQVSCKTPPHLAGQAVMSLRENQLICPATLPPSVSFTPSLLFTSTSSRGIPPLLPPEDVPTAAQTTLSSVAFPIMALPTMPLPMATSFMLPAMPTESFIAAPSPTVLSKDSITISPSTILLKISTTAPSLHKASITTPSPSVLPEISIATPSPTVLSKVSTTTPSPAVLPKTSITAPSPSVLPKISITISSPTGLPKTSIISSSPSTLLKMSIITPSPAMLPKISVTNPERAPSSLAPTTSPIPTTMWAATTQQVPPALPAFTERPASHVPPLRGHTSPQPAFPSMAPGGHHHRRFSLWANPRHCHISLALGLAVLVLQVGAVLLGVKLTLLLHRAARGHDHPVPPVRLLSVHVLDAAHPGRAAEPHRSGAVPQRRASQGPGAFGVPPRRRLEML from the coding sequence ATGAACAGAAGGGTCCTGAGAGCTGAGGGACGGTGTTGTGCCACAGCTCATGAACTGTGCACACgcattttgttgttcttcataACCAACTTTTGGAACCCTTTTTCCAGGACGATGAAccagcatttccttttccttttcttcctcttcttccatccCCATCAATGCCAAAGTCAAACCCTGGGTGCAGATCCATATGAAATGCCCAAGGATTACCAGGAGGTCTACAGAGGGTCCAAAAATGATGTCAAGGAGATCCCAAAGATTGCAAAGTCCTTCATTTCTGAGATGATCTTTGTGCAAACCAGCATCACTGCCGTAAGGAAAGGCGCCTTCAGGTACATGCCCAACCTGACCAAGATTTTATTCATTGGCAACAATATCAAGACAGTTGAACCTGGGGCCTTTGATGGCTTGAAGAAACTGAGGGATTTGGAGATCTCCGGTGCCTCCTTAGAAGAACTAGCTGTGGGCACTTTCCAGAACCTTCCAAGCTTGCAGAGGCTGGAGCTGAGAGACAGCCACATCAGAGACATCCCCAAAGGCCTGTTTGAAGGGCTGGAGAATCTGGGAGAGCTGTCCCTGCACATCAATGCGATCCCTTCTCTTCCAGAAGGTATTTTTGATTCTCTTGCCAATCTAACGTTTTTGGATCTGGCTAGAAATAGGATCACAGTTCTGCCTGGAGATGTCTTCAGCAAACTGTCCCAGCTGCAAGTCCTCCGGCTGTATGAGAACGAGCTGCAGGACCTGCCAGAGGGGCTGCTGGAtgctcagcaggagctgctggagctcagcctgcagaggaACGGGCTCAGGGTGCTGCCACCCACGCTCCTGAGGAACCTGACCTGCCTGGAAAAACTCCTCCTGGACAACAACCTCATCAGGGTCCTCCCGCCCCAGAGCTTCTTTGGTTTAAACAGATTGAAGCTGCTGACTCTAGGATCAAACCGCATCACACAGCTCCCCTGTTGCCTTTTTGACACCATGCCACACCTCTGGGAGCTGGACCTGGGCAGGAACAGTTTAGCCACACTTCCGGATGGCATCTTTGTCAACCTCACGTCTCTTGGCAAACTCATCTTGTCCCACAACCAGCTAGCAGCCCTGACAAGGGGGGTCTTCGCTGGGCTCAACAAGCTCTCAGACCTCCAGCTGGACGCAAACCAGCTCTCTGCTCTGGATGATGAGGTCTTTGCTCCTCTCCCAAATCTGAAAACCCTCAATCTCCGAGCAAACCAGCTAGAGAGTATCCCCCGAGGACTCTTGGACCCCTTGAAGAGGCTCAACTCTCTGTACCTGAGTGGGAACCCATGGAGATGTGACTGTAATCTCTGTTACCTGCACGGCTGGATCCAGGGCAACAGTGAGAAAGTTAAACTGTCCTCCCAAGTGTCCTGTAAGACTCCACCTCACCTGGCAGGGCAAGCAGTGATGTCACTGAGGGAAAACCAGTTAATTTGCCCAGCTACTCTGCctccttcagtttctttcaCCCCATCTCTACTATTCACCTCCACATCATCACGAGGGATACCACCCTTGCTGCCACCTGAAGACgtgcccactgcagcacagactaCACTGTCATCAGTGGCCTTTCCCATTATGGCACTGCCTACCATGCCATTGCCTATGGCCACTTCCTTCATGCTGCCAGCCATGCCAACAGAGAGCTTCATCGCTGCTCCTTCACCAACCGTGCTGTCTAAAGATTCCATCACCATATCACCATCAACCATACTGCTCAAGATTTCTACCACTGCTCCATCACTGCACAAGGCCTCCATCACCACCCCATCACCTTCTGTGCTGCCTGAGATCTCTATTGCCACCCCATCACCAACAGTGCTGTCCAAGGTCTCCACTACCACTCCAtcaccagctgtgctgcctAAGACTTCCATTACTGCCCCATCACCATCTGTGCTGCCCAAGATATCCATTACCATCTCATCACCAACTGGGCTGCCCAAGACCTCCATTATTTCCTCATCACCATCCACGCTACTCAAGATGTCCATCATCACCCCATCACCAGCAATGCTGCCCAAGATCTCCGTCACCAACCCAGAGCGTGCACCATCCTCTCTAGCTCCCACCACCTCACCCATTCCAACCACCATGTGGGCAGCGACCACCCAACAAGTGCCTCCTGCTCTTCCAGCATTCACAGAGAGACCAGCATCCCATGTTCCTCCACTGCGAGGCCACACGAGCCCCCAGCCAGCCTTCCCATCCATGGCTCCAGGTGGGCATCACCACAGACGCTTCTCCCTATGGGCCAACCCACGGCACTGCCACATCTCCCTTGCCCTcgggctggctgtgctggtgctgcaggtgggTGCCGTGCTGCTGGGGGTGAAGCTCACCCTTCTCCTCCACCGTGCTGCCCGTGGCCACGaccacccagtgccaccagtgAGACTGCTGAGCGTCCACGTGCTGGATGCCGCACACCCAGGCCGGGCTGCAGAGCCGCATCGCAGCGGTGCAGTCCCCCAGCGGCGGGCATCGCAGGGTCCAGGAGCTTTTGGAGTCCCTCCCAGGCGGCGCCTGGAGATGCTGTGA